The following is a genomic window from Miltoncostaea oceani.
CGAGCTCGACGTCACCGCCGTCCGCGTGGAGCGCGGGCCGGATCTGATCCAGGACGTCCTCGATCTGCGAGAGAATCTCCGCCGACATGCCGCCTCCCAGCGTTCGTTCGACCGCCGTCCATCGTAGCGCCCTGAGGGCCGCCGTCGTCCAGATGACGAGCTCCGCCGACCGCGACGCCAACCTGGCGACCGCCGGCCGGCTGGTGCGCGACGCCGCGGCGGCCGGCGCGCGGCTCGTGGTGCTGCCCGAGAAGTGGCCGTTCATCCACGGTCCGCGGACCCGGGAGGGCGCCGAGCCGCTCGACGGGCCGTCCCTCGGCGCGGCGCGCGGATGGGCCCGCGAGCTCGGCGTCGCGATCCTGGCGGGCAGCCTGCTCGAGGACGCCGGGGGCGACCGCGCCCACAACACGAGCCCGCTCGTCGCGCCCGACGGGTCGGTCGTCGCGGTGTACCGCAAGCTCCACCTGTTCGACGTGGAGGCCGGCGGGGTGACGTACCGCGAGTCGGAGGCGACGGCGCCGGGGTCGGAGGTCGTCACGGGCGACGTCCTGGGCCGCCGGATCGGGATGTCGGTCTGCTACGACCTGCGCTTCCCCGAGCTGTACCGGCGCCTCGGCGCCGACGGCGCGGAGATCGTGGCCGTGCCCGCGGCGTTCACCGTCGCGACGGGGCGCGACCACTGGGAGGTCCTGCTCCGCGCCCGCGCGATCGAGAACCAGGTCTTCGTGCTCGCCGCGGGCCAGTGGGGGACCCACGACGACGGCACCGCCTCCTACGGGCGGAGCATGATCATCGACCCGTGGGGGACGGTGCTGGCGCAGATCCCCGACGGCGAGGGCGTCGCCGTCGCCGACCTCGACTTCGACGCGCAGGCCGCGATCCGCCGCCGCCTCCCCGCCCTGCGCCACCGCCGG
Proteins encoded in this region:
- a CDS encoding carbon-nitrogen hydrolase family protein, yielding MPPPSVRSTAVHRSALRAAVVQMTSSADRDANLATAGRLVRDAAAAGARLVVLPEKWPFIHGPRTREGAEPLDGPSLGAARGWARELGVAILAGSLLEDAGGDRAHNTSPLVAPDGSVVAVYRKLHLFDVEAGGVTYRESEATAPGSEVVTGDVLGRRIGMSVCYDLRFPELYRRLGADGAEIVAVPAAFTVATGRDHWEVLLRARAIENQVFVLAAGQWGTHDDGTASYGRSMIIDPWGTVLAQIPDGEGVAVADLDFDAQAAIRRRLPALRHRRDDVY